A genomic segment from Curtobacterium sp. MCSS17_007 encodes:
- a CDS encoding ABC transporter permease, with protein MSEPRNDVPRKSDLPDRDGAPRSSAPKPRQTRPSTRGGSRPRRGAPVAGSRSAGSRSGRVRQAPVPEPQRISRYRRWYGTLHPSLQLIGLQLWMPLFFIVGFCLCYVFAFHAPHPHDVPVALVGSDPTLVAAVDKALPGEYVFHTYDSLARAKQDVLAGTMAVAYDPSANEVFKASAHQFQVASLVPATLSSVLTGIGVAAPTVTELAPLPAYDEYGTVAMYVMLAWCIGGYMVAMFIGIMGGPLRHRTRMTVIVVGGLVISLVTNTLAGPVVGAIRGHWVELVLIAWGWIVAIGLAVNGLSYFVGRFIAAPAMICFVFLSMPSSGGAYPKWFMPEPFAWLNHVVVGSSMVDMIKHEVYGVGPGFGRGLVTMACYAAAGLVLMFFGKQWWERRRIRAIVTGRTTMFQDAQNANREFLGKERDAELERHGLTSTETGTLSVLRDDDWEDDRVSGDVFTGGRDGLEQEPTPTGRIPVVRQADRSAPGRPGGTGNGPRTRPVPRVDASGRRPAPDGSRPSRPAPTEERPHGRHAER; from the coding sequence GTGAGCGAGCCGCGGAACGACGTCCCCAGGAAGAGCGACCTCCCCGACCGTGACGGAGCGCCGCGGTCGTCCGCGCCGAAGCCCCGGCAGACCCGTCCGTCCACGCGAGGCGGTTCGCGGCCACGTCGCGGTGCCCCCGTCGCCGGCAGCCGCAGCGCCGGCAGCCGGTCCGGCCGTGTCCGGCAGGCACCGGTCCCCGAGCCGCAGCGGATCAGCCGCTACCGGCGCTGGTACGGCACACTGCACCCCTCACTGCAGCTCATCGGACTGCAGCTCTGGATGCCGCTGTTCTTCATCGTCGGCTTCTGCCTCTGCTACGTCTTCGCCTTCCACGCCCCGCACCCGCACGACGTCCCCGTGGCGCTGGTCGGCAGCGACCCGACGTTGGTCGCGGCGGTCGACAAGGCCCTGCCGGGCGAGTACGTCTTCCACACCTACGACTCGCTCGCCCGGGCGAAGCAGGACGTCCTGGCCGGAACGATGGCCGTGGCGTACGACCCCTCGGCGAACGAGGTCTTCAAGGCGAGCGCCCACCAGTTCCAGGTCGCGTCGCTCGTCCCCGCGACGCTCAGCTCCGTGCTCACCGGCATCGGCGTCGCCGCCCCGACCGTCACCGAACTCGCACCGCTGCCCGCGTACGACGAGTACGGCACCGTCGCGATGTACGTCATGCTCGCGTGGTGCATCGGCGGCTACATGGTCGCGATGTTCATCGGCATCATGGGCGGACCGCTCCGGCACCGCACCCGCATGACGGTGATCGTGGTCGGCGGGCTCGTCATCTCCCTCGTCACGAACACCCTGGCCGGGCCCGTCGTCGGCGCGATCCGGGGCCACTGGGTGGAACTCGTCCTCATCGCGTGGGGGTGGATCGTCGCGATCGGCCTCGCCGTCAACGGCCTGAGCTACTTCGTCGGCCGGTTCATCGCCGCACCGGCGATGATCTGCTTCGTCTTCCTGTCGATGCCGTCGTCCGGGGGTGCCTACCCGAAGTGGTTCATGCCGGAGCCGTTCGCGTGGCTCAACCACGTGGTGGTCGGGTCGAGCATGGTCGACATGATCAAGCACGAGGTCTACGGCGTCGGCCCGGGGTTCGGCCGCGGGCTCGTGACGATGGCCTGCTACGCCGCGGCCGGGCTCGTGCTCATGTTCTTCGGCAAGCAGTGGTGGGAACGACGGCGCATCCGGGCGATCGTCACGGGTCGGACCACCATGTTCCAGGACGCGCAGAACGCCAACCGCGAGTTCCTCGGCAAGGAGCGCGACGCCGAGCTTGAGCGCCACGGCCTGACCTCGACCGAGACCGGCACGCTGAGCGTCCTGCGCGACGACGACTGGGAGGACGACCGCGTCTCCGGCGACGTCTTCACCGGTGGTCGCGACGGGCTCGAGCAGGAGCCCACCCCGACGGGGCGCATCCCGGTGGTGCGGCAGGCGGACCGATCAGCGCCGGGCCGACCGGGAGGCACGGGCAACGGACCGCGCACCCGTCCCGTCCCCCGCGTGGACGCCTCCGGTCGTCGTCCCGCCCCGGACGGGTCGCGTCCGTCGCGCCCCGCGCCGACCGAGGAGCGACCGCACGGACGGCACGCGGAGCGCTGA
- a CDS encoding inorganic phosphate transporter, whose translation MDITLIVVLVIALALFFDFTNGFHDTANAMATPIATGAMKPKVAVTVAAVLNLVGAFLSTAVATSISHGLINEGPGGVAISPEMIFAGLIGAVVWNMITWLRGLPSSSSHALFGGLIGAAIVGAGFDSVNYAALLTVVIIPAFLSPVIAALVSLLATRIAYRVTRRPVFPNERGGFRIGQVFTSSMVSLAHGTNDAQKTMGVITLTLIASGAQSADQGVQFWVVVACALAIALGTYTGGWRIIRTLGSGITEIRATQGFAAEASTAATILASSHLGFALSTTQVSSGSIIGAGLGRRGSKIQWSTAGKIVIAWFITLPAAAAVGAVASGIARLGVGGLVIDAVVGAAVILGLYLWSLRKPHEQAAAIEVDVAANAVLTRKELRDLQRKKRAAQVEARRAELSRERTLRRMAGRNGGRR comes from the coding sequence GTGGACATCACACTCATAGTCGTCCTGGTCATCGCGTTGGCCCTCTTCTTCGACTTCACAAACGGATTCCATGACACCGCCAACGCGATGGCGACGCCGATCGCCACCGGTGCCATGAAGCCCAAGGTGGCCGTCACGGTCGCCGCGGTGCTCAACCTGGTCGGTGCGTTCCTCAGCACCGCCGTCGCGACGTCGATCTCGCACGGCCTGATCAACGAGGGACCCGGCGGGGTCGCGATCAGCCCGGAGATGATCTTCGCGGGCCTGATCGGCGCGGTCGTGTGGAACATGATCACGTGGCTGCGCGGCCTGCCGTCGTCGTCCTCGCACGCGCTGTTCGGCGGACTCATCGGCGCCGCGATCGTGGGTGCGGGGTTCGACTCCGTCAACTACGCCGCACTGCTGACGGTCGTGATCATCCCGGCCTTCCTGTCGCCGGTGATCGCCGCGCTCGTCTCGTTGCTCGCGACCCGCATCGCGTACCGGGTCACCCGCCGTCCGGTGTTCCCGAACGAGCGCGGGGGCTTCCGGATCGGCCAGGTGTTCACGAGCTCGATGGTGTCCCTGGCGCACGGCACGAACGACGCGCAGAAGACCATGGGCGTGATCACGCTGACCCTCATCGCCTCCGGCGCGCAGTCCGCCGACCAGGGCGTGCAGTTCTGGGTCGTCGTCGCCTGTGCACTCGCCATCGCCCTCGGCACCTACACCGGCGGCTGGCGCATCATCCGCACGCTCGGCTCCGGCATCACCGAGATCCGCGCGACGCAGGGCTTCGCCGCCGAGGCCTCGACCGCGGCCACCATCCTCGCGTCGAGCCACCTCGGCTTCGCGCTGTCGACCACACAGGTGTCGTCGGGGTCGATCATCGGCGCCGGTCTCGGTCGCCGGGGCTCGAAGATCCAGTGGTCCACCGCGGGCAAGATCGTCATCGCCTGGTTCATCACGCTGCCGGCCGCCGCGGCCGTCGGTGCGGTCGCGTCGGGCATCGCCCGTCTCGGCGTCGGCGGTCTCGTGATCGACGCCGTCGTCGGCGCCGCGGTGATCCTCGGTCTGTACCTCTGGTCGCTCCGCAAGCCGCACGAGCAGGCCGCGGCGATCGAGGTCGACGTCGCCGCGAACGCGGTGCTGACCCGCAAGGAGCTGCGCGACCTGCAGCGCAAGAAGCGTGCTGCGCAGGTCGAGGCGCGTCGCGCCGAGCTCAGCCGCGAGCGCACCCTGCGCCGCATGGCCGGACGGAACGGAGGACGCCGCTGA
- a CDS encoding NUDIX domain-containing protein, whose translation MTERDETKSQHAPVVVVYLLRDGAGGPEVLLGEKRRGLGTGRLVGPGGKREPGESSEAAAVREVAEEVGLRLEASDLEARGTLDYRFPFRPSWSQVSDVFVCRRWQGDPSGGDELEPRWIPVDAVPYDAMWDDARYWLPGVLRGGAVSARFTFSEDNATVAGFSGRGV comes from the coding sequence GTGACGGAACGCGACGAGACGAAGTCCCAGCACGCCCCGGTCGTGGTCGTCTACCTGCTCCGCGACGGCGCCGGCGGCCCCGAGGTGCTGCTCGGCGAGAAGCGCCGCGGCCTCGGCACGGGACGGCTCGTCGGTCCGGGCGGCAAGCGGGAACCCGGGGAGTCGTCCGAGGCCGCCGCGGTGCGCGAGGTCGCCGAGGAGGTCGGCCTCCGTCTCGAGGCGTCCGACCTGGAGGCCCGTGGCACGTTGGACTACCGGTTCCCGTTCCGACCGTCCTGGTCGCAGGTCTCGGACGTCTTCGTCTGCCGCCGCTGGCAGGGAGACCCCTCGGGCGGCGACGAGCTCGAGCCCCGGTGGATCCCGGTCGACGCCGTCCCCTACGACGCGATGTGGGACGACGCGCGCTACTGGTTGCCCGGCGTGCTCCGCGGGGGAGCGGTGTCGGCACGGTTCACGTTCTCGGAGGACAACGCGACCGTCGCCGGGTTCTCCGGCAGGGGCGTCTAG
- a CDS encoding aminodeoxychorismate lyase, whose product MTDTVLAVLNQPSRDAAPHDPSADAYTWAKPLEEHLQVQDLGAIRGDGVFETITVVDGRPQALEPHLARFTRSAAMLDLPAPDLDAWRRAIEAVCARLDPVHEAFAKTVMTRGVEGSGRPTGWVYAAPSGDQTTARTEGISVVTLDRGYRHDVERTSPWLLQGAKTLSYAVNMAALREAERRGADDALFVSTDGYVLEGTRANLVMSVDGRFVTPRTDIGILAGTTQADVFRFAEGAGIATSYELVTLADLEAADALWLLSSVRQAAPIRSVNGVTRPMDLEMTTRINDFLLSRDA is encoded by the coding sequence ATGACCGACACCGTCCTCGCCGTCCTCAACCAGCCCTCCCGCGACGCCGCCCCGCACGACCCGTCGGCCGACGCCTACACGTGGGCGAAGCCGCTCGAGGAGCACCTCCAGGTGCAGGACCTCGGGGCGATCCGGGGCGACGGCGTGTTCGAGACGATCACGGTCGTCGACGGCCGTCCACAGGCACTCGAGCCGCACCTGGCCCGGTTCACCCGGTCGGCGGCGATGCTCGACCTGCCGGCCCCGGACCTCGACGCGTGGCGACGCGCGATCGAGGCGGTGTGCGCCCGGCTCGACCCCGTCCACGAGGCGTTCGCGAAGACCGTGATGACCCGCGGCGTCGAGGGCAGCGGTCGCCCGACCGGGTGGGTGTACGCAGCGCCGTCGGGCGACCAGACCACCGCGCGCACCGAGGGCATCTCGGTCGTGACGCTCGACCGCGGCTACCGGCACGACGTGGAGCGGACCTCGCCGTGGCTGCTGCAGGGTGCGAAGACGCTGTCGTACGCGGTGAACATGGCCGCACTCCGCGAGGCCGAGCGCCGCGGTGCCGACGACGCGCTCTTCGTGTCGACCGACGGGTACGTGCTCGAGGGCACGCGCGCGAACCTCGTCATGTCCGTCGACGGTCGGTTCGTGACACCGCGCACCGACATCGGCATCCTGGCCGGCACGACGCAGGCCGACGTGTTCCGCTTCGCCGAGGGTGCGGGCATCGCGACGTCGTACGAGCTCGTCACGCTCGCCGACCTCGAGGCCGCCGACGCCCTGTGGCTGCTCTCGAGCGTCCGCCAGGCGGCACCGATCCGGTCGGTGAACGGCGTCACCCGTCCGATGGACCTCGAGATGACGACCCGCATCAACGACTTCCTGCTGTCCCGCGACGCCTGA
- a CDS encoding tryptophan synthase subunit alpha, with protein MAEPRRTGRSLEVLRAEAAEEISMIVEHRSRAGEDPWEFMPTLPSVDEQVVLILRADAVELDATISQRSAHWAGHPASGQGTELGEEYHRLRRIALQHPELTPAVWKLMGALPGRDRP; from the coding sequence ATGGCTGAGCCCCGCAGGACCGGGCGCAGCCTCGAAGTGCTGCGCGCCGAGGCCGCCGAGGAGATCTCGATGATCGTCGAGCACCGCAGTCGTGCGGGTGAGGACCCGTGGGAGTTCATGCCGACGCTGCCGAGCGTCGACGAGCAGGTCGTGCTCATCCTGCGCGCCGACGCCGTCGAGCTCGACGCGACGATCAGCCAGCGGAGCGCGCACTGGGCCGGTCACCCGGCGTCCGGACAGGGCACCGAGCTCGGCGAGGAGTACCACCGTCTCCGCCGCATCGCCCTGCAGCACCCGGAGCTGACGCCCGCGGTGTGGAAGCTCATGGGTGCGCTGCCCGGCCGCGACCGCCCCTGA
- a CDS encoding sodium:proton antiporter — MDTAELLILLIGSLAVTGFARAKGLPAPLLVTAVALAASFLPGLPEIEIDSEVILTVVLPPLLYSAALDVSWQSFRQSIKQIRRLGVFLVIVTALAVAVAAYLLIPDMDWPAAILLGAVVAPPDAVSAAAIGRKLGLPRRVMTVLSGESLINDAASLTLVRVFTLIAAGTSLTIWQDIGIFGLAIGVGFAVGIVLGVAVHWIRMRINDPVVETIMSILLPFVAYILAEDLSGSGVIAVVTAGLYIGYNSPKEGYATRLQERPLWTSIDVILEGFVFALIGLQLKTVVQNLLESDRSLTQTLTAAAVVLVVVILVRPLFVFESYVRNRINGRWLRPLRVRLSRGHRSLRWIRGSAEPKLNWRELTVISWTGMRGVVTLAAAVSVVGNSVQIKAQDTIFVIAFVVTVGTLLLQGLTLPFVIRALKVQDPAEGEEDVRSEMRLNQRTTEAAIALLERRRPAWAEQYGAEASDSVVNRLKARLERQAETFRRDAEEEEVEDRDAPLRLRGAQIQDIRRELLDRRREIVLEEREKGNLDEEVMRRVLVTLDAEELAMDSAQASRSRS; from the coding sequence ATGGACACCGCGGAACTCCTCATCCTGCTGATCGGTTCGCTCGCGGTGACCGGCTTCGCACGCGCCAAGGGCCTGCCCGCCCCGCTGCTCGTCACGGCGGTCGCGCTCGCCGCGTCGTTCCTCCCGGGCCTGCCGGAGATCGAGATCGACTCCGAGGTGATCCTCACCGTGGTGCTGCCGCCGCTCCTCTACTCCGCGGCGCTCGACGTGTCGTGGCAGAGCTTCCGGCAGTCGATCAAGCAGATCCGACGGCTCGGCGTCTTCCTCGTCATCGTCACCGCCCTCGCGGTCGCGGTCGCCGCCTACCTCCTCATCCCGGACATGGACTGGCCCGCCGCGATCCTGCTCGGCGCGGTCGTGGCCCCGCCGGACGCCGTCTCCGCCGCCGCCATCGGCCGGAAGCTCGGGCTCCCCCGCCGCGTGATGACGGTGCTGTCGGGCGAGAGCCTGATCAACGACGCCGCGTCGCTCACGCTCGTGCGCGTCTTCACGCTCATCGCCGCGGGCACCTCGCTGACGATCTGGCAGGACATCGGGATCTTCGGCCTGGCGATCGGCGTCGGGTTCGCGGTCGGCATCGTGCTCGGCGTCGCGGTGCACTGGATCCGGATGCGGATCAACGACCCCGTCGTCGAGACGATCATGAGCATCCTGCTGCCCTTCGTCGCGTACATCCTCGCCGAGGACCTGTCCGGCTCCGGTGTCATCGCCGTCGTCACCGCGGGGCTCTACATCGGCTACAACTCGCCGAAGGAGGGCTACGCCACCCGGCTGCAGGAGCGTCCGCTGTGGACGAGCATCGACGTCATCCTCGAGGGGTTCGTGTTCGCCCTCATCGGGCTGCAGCTGAAGACGGTCGTGCAGAACCTGCTCGAGAGCGACCGGAGCCTGACGCAGACGCTCACCGCGGCGGCCGTCGTCCTGGTCGTCGTCATCCTGGTCCGGCCGCTCTTCGTCTTCGAGTCCTACGTGCGCAACCGGATCAACGGGCGGTGGCTGCGGCCCCTGCGGGTCCGGCTGTCCCGCGGGCACCGCTCGCTGCGGTGGATCCGCGGTTCCGCTGAACCGAAGCTCAACTGGCGGGAGCTCACCGTCATCTCGTGGACCGGCATGCGTGGTGTGGTGACCCTGGCCGCGGCCGTCTCCGTCGTCGGCAACTCGGTCCAGATCAAGGCGCAGGACACCATCTTCGTGATCGCCTTCGTCGTCACCGTCGGCACGCTCCTGCTGCAGGGACTGACCCTGCCCTTCGTGATCCGGGCGCTCAAGGTGCAGGACCCGGCAGAGGGCGAGGAGGACGTCCGCAGCGAGATGCGCCTCAACCAGCGCACCACCGAGGCCGCGATCGCGCTGCTCGAGCGGCGCCGACCGGCGTGGGCCGAGCAGTACGGCGCCGAGGCCTCGGACAGCGTCGTGAACCGGCTGAAGGCGCGTCTCGAGCGGCAGGCCGAGACCTTCCGCCGTGACGCCGAGGAAGAGGAGGTCGAGGACCGCGACGCTCCCCTCCGTCTCCGCGGTGCGCAGATCCAGGACATCCGACGCGAGCTGCTCGACCGGCGCCGCGAGATCGTGCTCGAGGAGCGCGAGAAGGGCAACCTCGACGAGGAGGTCATGCGCCGTGTGCTCGTGACCCTCGACGCCGAGGAGCTCGCGATGGACTCGGCCCAGGCGTCCCGCAGCCGGTCCTGA
- a CDS encoding aspartate ammonia-lyase: MTGNEAPRTRTETDSLGSREVPIDAYWGINTLRALENFPITSVPIAVYPDLVEALATVKQAAARANKAIGVLDAERADAIDQAAQEVRDGALREQFVVDIVQGGAGTSTNMNTNEVLANRALEILGREKGDYAYLHPIDHVNRSQSTNDTYPTSIKLAMILGVRRLTGELERLSDAFAERGRAFQDVLKIGRTQLQDAVPMTLGQEFTGFAHTIQEDVLLLRTVSPLLAETNLGATAIGTGITADPQYRDEVRRQLQVATGLDIVTAPDLIEATSDAGAFMTLSGTVKRSAAKLSKICNDLRLLASGPQAGLGEISLPARQAGSSIMPGKVNPVIPEVVNQIAFAVAGADTTVTMAAEGGQLQLNAFEPIITHAILQSLQWMASGCATLRVNCVTGIEANEAKLAAQVDTNVGVVTALTPYIGYAAAASIAHTALTTSTPIATLVTAAGLMDEDQVQRVLSPARLSGIELATGAIPVVTEAMLDAHSSNAEAERVARER; the protein is encoded by the coding sequence GTGACCGGCAACGAAGCACCACGAACGCGCACCGAGACCGACTCCCTGGGATCGCGGGAGGTCCCGATCGACGCCTACTGGGGCATCAACACCCTGCGGGCGCTCGAGAACTTCCCGATCACCTCGGTGCCGATCGCGGTGTACCCGGACCTCGTCGAGGCGCTCGCGACCGTGAAGCAGGCTGCCGCCCGGGCGAACAAGGCCATCGGGGTACTCGATGCCGAGCGGGCGGACGCCATCGACCAGGCGGCGCAGGAGGTCCGTGACGGTGCCCTCCGTGAGCAGTTCGTCGTCGACATCGTGCAGGGCGGCGCGGGCACGTCGACGAACATGAACACGAACGAGGTGCTCGCGAACCGGGCCCTCGAGATCCTCGGGCGGGAGAAGGGCGACTACGCGTACCTGCACCCGATCGACCACGTGAACCGCAGCCAGTCGACGAACGACACCTACCCGACGAGCATCAAGCTCGCGATGATCCTGGGGGTGCGGCGGCTCACCGGCGAGCTCGAGCGACTGTCGGACGCCTTCGCCGAGCGGGGCCGGGCGTTCCAGGACGTGCTGAAGATCGGACGGACCCAGCTGCAGGACGCCGTGCCGATGACCCTCGGGCAGGAGTTCACGGGCTTCGCGCACACCATCCAGGAGGACGTCCTCCTGCTCCGCACGGTCTCACCGCTGCTCGCGGAGACGAACCTCGGCGCGACCGCGATCGGCACCGGCATCACCGCCGACCCGCAGTACCGCGACGAGGTCCGTCGGCAGCTCCAGGTCGCGACCGGGCTCGACATCGTCACCGCGCCCGACCTCATCGAGGCGACGAGCGACGCCGGCGCGTTCATGACCCTGTCCGGCACGGTCAAGCGCAGCGCCGCCAAGCTCTCGAAGATCTGCAACGACCTCCGGCTGCTCGCCTCGGGGCCGCAGGCCGGGCTCGGCGAGATCTCGCTCCCGGCACGGCAGGCGGGGTCATCGATCATGCCCGGCAAGGTCAACCCGGTGATCCCCGAGGTCGTGAACCAGATCGCGTTCGCCGTCGCCGGCGCCGACACCACGGTCACCATGGCAGCCGAGGGCGGGCAGCTGCAGCTCAACGCCTTCGAACCGATCATCACGCACGCGATCCTGCAGTCGCTGCAGTGGATGGCGAGCGGGTGCGCCACGCTCCGGGTGAACTGCGTGACGGGGATCGAGGCGAACGAGGCGAAGCTCGCGGCCCAGGTGGACACCAACGTCGGCGTCGTGACCGCCCTGACGCCGTACATCGGCTACGCGGCAGCGGCGTCGATCGCGCACACCGCGCTGACGACCTCGACGCCGATCGCGACGCTCGTCACGGCCGCGGGGCTGATGGACGAGGACCAGGTGCAGCGCGTGCTGTCGCCGGCGCGGCTGTCGGGCATCGAGCTTGCGACGGGCGCGATCCCGGTCGTCACCGAGGCCATGCTCGATGCGCACAGCTCCAACGCCGAGGCCGAGCGCGTCGCGCGCGAGCGCTGA